One part of the Eulemur rufifrons isolate Redbay chromosome 16, OSU_ERuf_1, whole genome shotgun sequence genome encodes these proteins:
- the LOC138397570 gene encoding LOW QUALITY PROTEIN: taste receptor type 2 member 13-like (The sequence of the model RefSeq protein was modified relative to this genomic sequence to represent the inferred CDS: substituted 1 base at 1 genomic stop codon), protein MESTLPHIFTLIIIAEVMLGNLSNGFIVLINCIDWVNKGKLSLVDKILIVLAISRIGLLWEISVNWFATLHYPALFVAGTELRLVIFVWVVANHFSLWLATILSVFYLLKIATFSSPTFLYLQWRVKKVILMILLGSLIFLILNMIKMNIHIKDWVEKYERNTTWNFKMSDFVTFSELVKFTMTKFTLIPFTVALIAFVLLIFSLWKHLQKMXLSFKGHRDLRTRAHINALKTVILFLLLYAIFFLSFLIAWISEMNQAKLVHMLCQTIEVIYPSIHSFVLILGNSKLRQAYLGVAAKVWAIR, encoded by the coding sequence ATGGAAAGTACCCTGCCGCACATCTTCACTCTCATAATAATCGCAGAGGTCATGCTTGGGAATTTGAGCAATGGATTCATAGTACTGATAAACTGCATTGACTGGGTCAATAAAGGAAAGTTGTCCTTAGTTGATAAAATCCTCATTGTCTTGGCGATCTCCAGAATTGGTCTGCTCTGGGAAATATCAGTAAATTGGTTTGCAACTCTGCATTATCCAGCCTTATTTGTGGCTGGAACAGAATTAAGACTGGTTATTTTCGTCTGGGTAGTTGCCAATCACTTCAGTCTCTGGCTCGCTACAATCCTCAGCGtcttttatttgcttaaaatagCCACCTTCTCCAGCCCCACTTTTCTCTACCTGCAGTGGAGAGTAAAAAAAGTGATTCTGATGATACTGCTAGGAAGCttaattttcctgattttaaatatgataaaaatgaacATTCATATTAAGGACTGGGtagagaaatatgaaagaaacacAACTTGGAATTTCAAAATGAGTGACTTTGTAACATTTTCAGAGCTGGTTAAATTCACTATGACTAAGTTCACTCTAATACCATTTACTGTGGCCCTGATTGCTTTTGTCCTGTTAATTTTTTCCCTGTGGAAACATCTCCAGAAGATGTAGCTGTCTTTCAAAGGACACAGAGATCTTAGGACCAGGGCCCACATAAATGCCTTGAAAACTGTGATCTTGTTCCTCCTACTCtatgctattttctttctgtcGTTTCTCATAGCATGGATTTCTGAGATGAATCAGGCCAAACTGGTCCACATGCTTTGTCAAACTATTGAAGTCATCTATCCTTCAATCCACTCCTTTGTCCTGATTCTGGGAAACTCTAAGTTAAGGCAGGCCTATCTTGGGGTGGCAGCTAAGGTGTGGGCTATAAGATGA
- the TAS2R14 gene encoding taste receptor type 2 member 14, with translation MDRVINSTFTFIFIVEFIIGNLGNGFIALVNCVDWVKRRKVSLADQILTALAISRTALLWLIFLSWYVSMFNPALFMSEKFSRTLTVTWTVANHFSIWFATSLSIFYFLKIANFSNSIFLYLKWRVKKVVSVILLVTLVLLFFNIALINIHVNTWINGFERNRTSISISSNFVQFSTLLLFTNTTFTLIPFTLSLTTFILLISSLWKHVKKMQHGAKGSADASTTVHIRAMQALMAFLLLYAIFFLSYLIPIWSSDSLEKSQIMIFCQAFRIAYPSGHSCVLILHNSKLRQASLWVLWWLRCRFKDGEPSGHTLFRESS, from the coding sequence ATGGATAGGGTCATAAATAGCAcatttacattcattttcattgtggAATTCATAATTggaaatttgggaaatggattCATAGCACTGGTGAACTGTGTTGACTGGGTGAAGAGAAGAAAGGTCTCTTTGGCTGATCAAATCCTCACTGCTTTGGCAATCTCCAGAACTGCTCTGCTCTGGTTAATATTCTTAAGTTGGTATGTATCTATGTTTAATCCAGCTTTATTTATGTCTGAAAAATTCTCTAGAACACTTACTGTCACCTGGACAGTGGCCAATCATTTTAGCATCTGGTTTGCTACAAGCCTcagcatcttttattttctcaagatAGCCAATTTTTCCAACTCGATTTTTCTCTACCTAAAGTGGAGAGTTAAAAAGGTGGTTTCAGTGATACTTCTGGTGACGTTGGTcctcttgttttttaatattgcACTGATAAACATCCATGTTAATACCTGGATTAATGGATTTGAAAGAAACAGGACTTCCATTTCCATTTCAAGTAACTTTGTACAATTTTCTACTCTTCTTTTATTCACCAACACTACATTCACTCTCATACCCTTTACTTTGTCCCTGACAACTTTTATCCTGCTAATCTCTTCCCTGTGGAAACATGTTAAGAAGATGCAGCATGGTGCCAAAGGATCTGCAGATGCCAGCACCACGGTCCACATAAGAGCCATGCAAGCTCTGATGGCCTTCCTCCTACTATatgccattttctttctgtcttatttAATACCAATTTGGAGCTCTGACTCGCTGGAGAAAAGTCAGATCATGATATTTTGCCAGGCTTTTAGAATTGCTTATCCTTCAGGCCACTCATGTGTCCTGATTCTGCATAACAGTAAGCTGAGACAGGCCTCTCTTTGGGTGCTATGGTGGCTGAGGTGTAGGTTCAAAGATGGGGAGCCCTCAGGCCATACACTATTTAGGGAATCCTCTTGA